In the genome of Cryptomeria japonica chromosome 8, Sugi_1.0, whole genome shotgun sequence, one region contains:
- the LOC131857564 gene encoding pathogenesis-related protein PR-4-like translates to MASKVVRWIALCFFLASILCVNGETFTTSNPYDSAGRNYNIDGLFCATFDSKQPLEWRKEYLWAAYCDQAGKPMGSSICGTCIQVKNDLTSENVTVRILDQCQNGGLVLETDAFNAIDGDGQGKNNGYLLTTYKFVDC, encoded by the exons ATGGCTTCCAAGGTTGTGAGGTGGATTGCTCTATGCTTCTTCCTGGCTTCCATACTCTGTGTTAATGGCGAGACGTTTACCACGTCTAATCCGTATGATTCTGCTGGTCGTAATTACAACATTGATGGCCTATTTTGTGCTACATTTGACTCTAAGCAGCCCCTAGAGTGGCGCAAGGAATACCTTTGGGCTGCCTATTGTGACCAAGCCGGCAAGCCCATGGGATCTTCCATCTGCGGCACCTGCATCCAA GTGAAAAATGATTTGACCAGTGAAAATGTGACCGTACGAATTCTGGACCAGTGCCAAAATGGAGGATTGGTGTTAGAAACAGATGCTTTTAATGCCATTGATGGAGATGGACAAGGAAAGAATAATGGTTATCTGCTTACTACCTACAAGTTCGTGGACTGTTAG